A genomic segment from Nicotiana sylvestris chromosome 1, ASM39365v2, whole genome shotgun sequence encodes:
- the LOC138872031 gene encoding uncharacterized mitochondrial protein AtMg00810-like has protein sequence MEESNEIDTSIATTTKLDIDEPGSSVDQKLYRANPNKSHLTVVKRILRYLKGIVDHCLWYPKGSNFNLVGFADADYVGFLVDRKSTSSMAYFLGSCLVSWTTKKQKSVVLSTAEAEYVVAASYCAQLLWIKQQLMDQTTVDGFWY, from the exons atggaagaatcaaatGAAATAGACACTTCTATTGCAACAACCACAAAAttggacatagatgaacctggttcatctgttgatcagaagttatataggg caaatccaaacaaatcccacttgactgttgtcaagagaatattgagatacttgaaaggcattGTTGATCACTgtctttggtatccaaaaggtagtaactttaacctagtgggatttgctgatgctgactatgtaggtttccttgtggataggaagagcacctcaagTATGGCatacttccttggttcatgtcttgtgtcatggactactaaaaagcaaaaatcaGTGGTCTTATccactgctgaagctgagtatgttgttgctgcttcctattgtgctcaattgttgtggatcaaacaacagttgatggatcaaacaacagttgatggattttggtattga